In Chamaesiphon minutus PCC 6605, a genomic segment contains:
- a CDS encoding pentapeptide repeat-containing protein gives MKIDNEVLERSLEISKRRFNAHDTISIVTFLSRISEKEKYFDNLSLAQSSRIENTNFDRLSLVNAELFQISYSSVLFTNVNLSSSNLCWNRFSNCQIINSNLQGAYLRGAVLENTLLSECNLSDANLIDVNMQSAQLENVNLHNAFYSNKSIFPIGFSPDNEGMIFVDSEKEVFDAFSSIPFIHQIDINNDLLNKEDCYDEEKSIEIALTDTYKLLKNTEKNSIKELSIDRFLGEVEMSGIHTFASYKAVGKHLDFYLWLCGVLRYSFSGKIPGCWTVFRSKEYLKSTFKIEDDLKEQILKAEELIQKSPILPVGDTIKPLSGNKFKGLWRYRIGDFRIVYYPCKQTRNILIATLSNRGEVYSRMRSLKEYKKSLENHNLK, from the coding sequence ATGAAAATAGACAACGAAGTACTTGAGCGATCGCTGGAAATATCAAAAAGAAGATTCAACGCACATGACACCATTTCTATCGTGACTTTTCTAAGCAGAATTTCTGAGAAAGAAAAATATTTTGATAATTTATCTTTAGCACAAAGTTCTCGCATTGAAAACACTAATTTTGATCGACTATCCCTTGTTAATGCAGAATTATTTCAGATATCATATTCTTCAGTTCTATTTACTAATGTAAATCTCTCTAGCTCAAATTTATGCTGGAATCGGTTTAGCAATTGTCAAATTATTAACTCTAATTTGCAAGGTGCTTATCTAAGAGGAGCGGTACTAGAAAATACACTTCTGAGCGAGTGTAATCTATCAGATGCTAATTTGATAGATGTAAACATGCAATCTGCACAGTTAGAAAATGTCAACTTGCATAATGCATTTTACAGCAATAAATCTATTTTCCCTATAGGTTTCTCCCCAGACAATGAAGGAATGATCTTCGTCGATTCTGAAAAAGAGGTTTTCGATGCTTTTTCAAGTATTCCATTCATACATCAAATTGACATTAACAATGACTTATTAAACAAAGAAGATTGTTATGACGAAGAAAAATCTATAGAGATAGCTTTAACCGATACTTATAAATTATTAAAAAATACTGAAAAAAATTCAATAAAGGAACTGAGCATCGATCGCTTTCTTGGCGAAGTTGAAATGTCTGGAATCCATACATTTGCATCTTACAAAGCTGTTGGTAAGCACTTGGATTTCTACCTATGGCTATGTGGTGTATTAAGATACAGTTTTTCTGGCAAAATTCCTGGATGCTGGACTGTATTTCGCTCGAAAGAATATTTAAAATCAACTTTTAAAATTGAAGATGACTTGAAGGAGCAAATATTAAAAGCAGAAGAGTTAATACAAAAATCTCCTATATTGCCTGTAGGAGATACAATTAAACCTTTGAGTGGTAATAAATTTAAGGGGCTATGGAGATACCGGATTGGAGATTTTAGGATCGTGTATTATCCGTGCAAGCAAACAAGAAATATTCTGATAGCAACACTCTCAAACAGAGGAGAAGTATACTCAAGAATGAGATCTTTGAAGGAATATAAGAAAAGTTTAGAAAACCATAACTTAAAATGA
- a CDS encoding DUF6088 family protein, giving the protein MKSTADRVMDKVRVRGRGNGVFTPKDFLDLGSRAAIDRALSRLVVSGKLRRIGRGFYDFPRQSKILQGSAPPNLDATVKAISRRDQIQLMPNGIAVANALGLTNAVPARPSYISSGKTKTVQVGNRKVYLQHVSQKAIAWADRPGGQFVAAVLWLDKAIASAPDTIALMRAKLPDDVKQDLLQDLDLLPGWMASIARKVCSDLNLAV; this is encoded by the coding sequence ATGAAGAGTACAGCAGATCGAGTTATGGACAAAGTTCGAGTACGAGGTCGCGGAAATGGGGTATTTACGCCCAAAGATTTCCTCGATTTGGGTAGTCGTGCGGCGATCGATCGAGCATTATCTAGATTGGTTGTCAGTGGCAAGCTGCGGCGAATCGGGCGTGGTTTTTATGACTTTCCCCGCCAGAGCAAAATTTTGCAGGGTTCTGCACCACCGAATTTGGATGCAACGGTTAAAGCGATTAGTAGACGCGACCAAATTCAATTAATGCCCAATGGCATTGCAGTTGCCAATGCTCTGGGCTTGACGAATGCCGTACCTGCGAGACCGTCCTATATCAGTAGTGGTAAGACTAAAACAGTGCAAGTGGGCAACCGGAAGGTTTATCTCCAGCACGTTAGTCAGAAGGCGATTGCTTGGGCAGATCGTCCAGGTGGGCAGTTTGTGGCAGCGGTTTTATGGCTAGATAAAGCGATCGCGTCTGCTCCAGATACGATCGCTCTAATGCGGGCAAAGCTGCCTGATGATGTGAAACAAGACCTCCTCCAAGATCTCGATCTTTTACCTGGTTGGATGGCATCGATCGCCAGAAAGGTCTGTAGTGATTTGAATTTAGCTGTATGA
- a CDS encoding DEAD/DEAH box helicase, with protein sequence MLDIFALRNQIIDDYHRYIESFLNIKDKKVKTFVDEELAKGELWQDPLIQLNPAYQKGASINELIDRDILHPDCGKYFHGYQFYQHQAQAFVAAQSQQPYVLTTGTGSGKSLSYVVPIIDDILRNPEIKGVRAILVYPMNALINSQKEEFDKFIKKVTNSPIRVEQYTGQESLERKTEIQNNPPQIILTNYVMLELMLTRVHEAEFVKSEDLKFLVLDELHTYRGRQGADVAMLVRKLRQRSGRDLLCIGTSATMSTEGDRQHRRQTVAGVASKLFGVEVTMENVIDETLVRAIKRPTPTTKELRDSVLAVLPGEIDRTLDKFQAHPLSAWIEMNFGLKEESSGLVRRQPISLTDGAQQLAEITQLAIEKCTEVLQEMFLWGSKTKGLAFRLHQFIAQGGSVYSTLERAEPRFLTLEGQYTTTNDRLLYPLVFCRECGQDYYVVKFDRDRELITPLLPNSIDADNDSETICEGYLTLDEPELWSAEHLDSLPDSWFKETKRDGRVLKKEHEKYNPQQLFVNPNGTIALTGIGNGHEKPTPCWFVPRPFKICLNCKVVHNGRKNEFTKLSRLSSEGRSTATTLLSISTVSKLKASLDADSTAAKVLSFTDNRQDASLQAGHFNDFVQTSFLRASLYGALKTSGALDQSQIAAAVVKQMGLAQTDYAEQPAEFGVGKKRNEEAFTQLIEYRLYEDLRRGWRIVQPNLEQSGLLQINYLELDLACADTGLWLKHSDPILLKATPEERYRAILPLLNLLRKELAIDAKFLQADGIDELKRKVNQALKEPWTIGETENLPSASWASLTKGEPRDRTKNKVKLTATSKIGKFLRSPAAWSWLNQSLKPDDYDRLIHNLINALCDSGYLTQEGTDVQLRSDSIVWQGCKLDRIAPDLLENRYSAIEQVEHRPVNKFFQKFYIETAAQIRHMCGREHTGQVPNYLRQEREEEFRQGKLATLFCSPTMELGIDISDLSVVHLRNVPPSPANYAQRSGRAGRSGQEAMVITYAAAGSGHDQYFYRHQAAMVAGAVAPPKLELANQDLIKSHIYSVWLGLAGVQFGDSMNQILDLEQPKYPLKENLRTQLERMGQPIFHHNCVNATRSILADTFCQTDLNRVSWYSPEWLERTIGNALNEFDNSCDRWRKLYDDAVTQMTEAQRVLQKVTAGNEAKEEKNRADRSFQEAKHQIDLLVGQGAGKNNSQFEFYPYRYFASQGFLPGFNFPRLPIYTYLPTGKDRGEYISRPRHLAIREMAPQNILYYEGNKFKVDRTKRYTQGIDSRYQTLVICDRCGYFHPKLIDVCENCGNKPTSDRSGKPAVIMRALEMDTMFARRKERITCDEEDRLKNGYQISTCFQFTDGRKEVATVIAADGTPLLRLTYGETANIMRINRGLRSEKGNGFRLDPTSGQWEPPTNKTDLQTNIQADIHLTVKATTNLLSIEPLDLPEHERESFITTFQYALERSIQTVYKLEQSELDSERLGQNSDRLLFWEAAEGGAGVLSQILEDPQSFQKLAVSAWEICHFKEHKDNCAQACYECLLSYGNQWDHPLLNRHTIENFLNRLRGSKLERHSIGLSREEQYQQLLAQTDPNSEFERVVLTAMFDRGLKLPDTAQMYIPEANCKPDFVYNNGVKIAIFCDGSVHDSPEQKRQDKIDRDNLQYVVGYSVLSIRQSRRDAIGYEEELELGLQHLAALLA encoded by the coding sequence ATGCTCGATATCTTCGCCCTCCGCAACCAAATTATCGACGACTATCACCGCTACATTGAGAGTTTCCTCAATATCAAGGATAAAAAGGTCAAGACATTCGTCGATGAAGAATTAGCTAAGGGCGAACTGTGGCAAGATCCTCTGATTCAACTCAACCCAGCTTATCAAAAGGGTGCGAGTATCAATGAGTTAATCGATCGAGATATTCTCCATCCCGACTGTGGTAAATACTTCCACGGGTACCAGTTTTATCAGCACCAAGCTCAAGCCTTCGTCGCCGCTCAAAGTCAACAGCCCTACGTGCTGACAACCGGAACGGGTTCAGGTAAGAGTCTGAGCTACGTCGTCCCAATTATCGATGACATTCTCCGTAACCCAGAGATTAAGGGAGTACGGGCGATTTTAGTCTATCCGATGAATGCCCTGATTAACTCCCAGAAAGAGGAGTTTGATAAATTCATCAAAAAAGTTACTAACTCTCCCATCCGCGTCGAACAATATACCGGACAAGAGAGCCTGGAGCGCAAAACCGAGATTCAAAATAATCCACCCCAGATTATCTTGACTAACTACGTGATGTTGGAATTGATGCTGACTCGCGTACATGAAGCCGAATTCGTCAAGTCAGAGGATCTAAAATTTTTAGTCCTCGACGAACTCCACACATATCGCGGGAGACAAGGTGCTGATGTCGCCATGCTGGTGCGGAAGCTCAGACAGCGGAGCGGACGAGATCTGCTGTGTATCGGGACTTCAGCAACTATGTCTACCGAAGGCGACAGACAGCATCGCCGTCAAACCGTGGCGGGTGTGGCGAGTAAGCTCTTTGGGGTGGAGGTGACAATGGAGAATGTCATCGATGAAACCTTGGTGCGGGCAATTAAACGTCCTACCCCGACGACTAAAGAGTTGCGGGATTCTGTTCTAGCTGTCTTACCAGGGGAGATCGATCGCACTCTGGATAAGTTTCAAGCTCATCCCCTTAGTGCATGGATAGAGATGAATTTTGGCTTAAAGGAAGAGTCATCTGGATTGGTTCGCCGTCAACCCATTTCACTCACGGATGGAGCGCAACAATTAGCGGAAATTACCCAGCTAGCGATCGAGAAATGTACCGAAGTTCTCCAAGAGATGTTTCTGTGGGGTAGTAAAACCAAGGGATTAGCATTCCGGCTGCATCAATTCATCGCCCAAGGGGGTAGTGTCTATTCCACTCTCGAACGTGCCGAACCCCGCTTCCTCACTTTAGAAGGACAATATACGACGACTAATGATCGATTGCTCTATCCGTTGGTCTTTTGTCGGGAATGCGGACAGGATTATTATGTGGTCAAATTTGATCGAGACAGAGAATTAATTACGCCATTATTACCCAACTCGATCGATGCTGACAATGATTCAGAAACCATTTGTGAAGGCTATCTCACTCTCGACGAGCCAGAATTATGGAGTGCAGAACATTTAGATAGTTTGCCCGATAGTTGGTTTAAGGAAACGAAAAGGGATGGGCGAGTATTAAAGAAAGAACACGAAAAATATAATCCCCAGCAATTGTTTGTCAACCCGAATGGGACGATTGCTCTCACTGGCATCGGGAATGGTCATGAAAAGCCAACACCCTGCTGGTTTGTGCCTCGTCCATTTAAGATTTGTCTGAACTGTAAAGTCGTTCACAACGGACGCAAGAATGAATTTACCAAGCTCTCGCGCTTGAGTAGTGAAGGTAGAAGTACCGCAACTACCCTGTTATCAATTTCCACCGTCAGCAAACTGAAAGCATCTCTAGACGCAGACTCAACCGCAGCCAAAGTTCTCAGCTTTACCGATAATCGTCAAGATGCTTCCCTCCAAGCCGGACATTTTAATGATTTCGTTCAAACGTCCTTCCTCAGAGCGAGTTTGTATGGAGCACTAAAAACCTCAGGAGCACTAGATCAGAGCCAAATAGCTGCGGCGGTAGTCAAGCAGATGGGTTTAGCTCAAACAGATTACGCAGAACAACCTGCTGAGTTTGGGGTGGGGAAGAAAAGAAATGAAGAGGCTTTCACCCAATTAATTGAGTATCGATTGTACGAAGATCTACGTCGTGGTTGGCGGATCGTTCAACCTAATTTAGAGCAAAGTGGATTATTGCAGATTAATTATTTAGAGCTAGATTTAGCTTGTGCAGATACAGGTTTATGGCTAAAACATAGCGATCCAATCTTACTCAAAGCCACACCTGAAGAGCGGTATCGAGCAATTTTACCGTTACTTAATCTACTCCGAAAAGAGTTAGCGATCGATGCTAAATTTCTCCAAGCTGATGGGATTGATGAACTCAAACGCAAGGTCAATCAAGCCCTCAAGGAACCGTGGACGATCGGTGAAACCGAAAATCTCCCCTCAGCATCTTGGGCGAGTCTCACTAAAGGCGAACCGAGAGATCGGACTAAAAATAAAGTCAAATTAACAGCTACTAGTAAAATTGGTAAATTCCTCCGCTCTCCCGCTGCTTGGTCGTGGTTAAATCAGTCACTTAAACCTGATGATTACGATCGACTAATTCACAATTTAATTAATGCTCTATGCGATTCAGGTTATCTCACTCAAGAAGGAACTGATGTCCAACTGCGGAGTGATTCGATCGTTTGGCAAGGTTGCAAGCTCGATCGAATTGCACCAGATTTACTAGAGAACAGATACTCAGCTATAGAACAAGTCGAACATCGCCCAGTTAACAAATTCTTCCAAAAGTTCTACATCGAAACTGCTGCCCAAATTCGTCACATGTGCGGACGCGAACATACCGGACAAGTCCCCAATTACCTTCGCCAAGAACGAGAAGAGGAGTTCCGCCAAGGTAAACTCGCCACCCTGTTCTGTTCTCCCACGATGGAACTAGGCATCGATATTTCTGACTTGAGCGTGGTGCATCTGCGGAATGTCCCGCCCTCACCTGCCAACTATGCCCAACGCAGCGGTAGAGCCGGAAGAAGCGGACAAGAAGCAATGGTCATCACCTACGCCGCCGCAGGAAGCGGACACGACCAATATTTCTATCGTCACCAAGCCGCAATGGTCGCCGGAGCGGTTGCGCCACCTAAGTTAGAACTCGCCAATCAAGATCTGATTAAATCCCACATCTACTCAGTCTGGCTGGGATTAGCTGGAGTGCAATTTGGCGACTCGATGAATCAGATCCTGGATCTAGAACAACCCAAATACCCACTCAAGGAGAATCTCCGCACCCAGTTAGAACGGATGGGTCAGCCTATATTCCACCATAATTGCGTTAACGCCACTCGATCGATCCTCGCCGATACTTTTTGTCAAACAGACCTAAATCGCGTCTCCTGGTACAGTCCAGAGTGGTTAGAGCGAACGATTGGCAATGCCCTAAATGAGTTTGACAATTCATGCGATCGCTGGCGCAAGCTCTATGATGATGCAGTTACCCAGATGACTGAAGCACAAAGAGTTCTCCAGAAAGTCACCGCTGGAAATGAAGCTAAAGAGGAGAAAAATCGAGCAGATCGATCGTTCCAAGAAGCCAAGCACCAAATCGATCTCCTCGTCGGACAAGGTGCGGGTAAAAACAATAGCCAGTTTGAATTTTATCCCTATCGCTACTTCGCCTCCCAAGGATTTCTGCCTGGTTTCAATTTCCCCCGTCTCCCGATTTACACCTATCTCCCCACTGGCAAAGATCGCGGCGAATATATTTCTCGTCCCCGTCATTTAGCCATTCGAGAAATGGCTCCCCAAAATATCCTCTACTACGAGGGTAATAAATTTAAAGTCGATCGCACCAAACGCTATACCCAAGGCATTGACAGCCGTTATCAAACGCTAGTTATTTGCGATCGCTGTGGCTATTTTCATCCTAAATTAATCGATGTCTGTGAAAATTGTGGCAATAAACCAACTAGCGATCGCAGTGGCAAACCCGCTGTCATCATGAGAGCATTGGAAATGGATACAATGTTCGCCAGACGGAAGGAGCGAATCACCTGCGATGAGGAAGATCGCCTCAAAAATGGTTATCAGATTAGTACCTGTTTCCAGTTTACCGATGGACGAAAAGAAGTAGCTACCGTGATCGCCGCTGACGGCACACCATTACTCCGACTTACCTATGGCGAAACTGCCAATATTATGCGAATCAATCGCGGTTTGCGAAGCGAAAAAGGCAATGGTTTCAGACTCGATCCCACTAGCGGACAATGGGAACCACCAACTAATAAAACCGACCTACAGACGAATATTCAAGCCGATATTCATCTCACCGTCAAAGCGACTACCAATCTACTCTCGATCGAACCATTAGATCTACCAGAACACGAGCGAGAGTCATTCATCACAACCTTCCAATACGCCTTAGAGCGATCGATTCAAACAGTCTACAAGCTCGAACAATCGGAACTAGATTCCGAACGACTGGGGCAAAATAGCGATCGCCTATTATTCTGGGAAGCCGCTGAAGGTGGCGCAGGAGTTCTCTCCCAAATCCTCGAAGATCCCCAATCCTTCCAAAAATTAGCAGTATCAGCATGGGAAATCTGCCATTTTAAAGAACATAAAGACAATTGTGCTCAAGCTTGTTATGAATGCCTGCTCTCCTACGGTAATCAATGGGATCATCCCCTCTTAAATCGCCATACAATTGAGAATTTCTTGAATCGATTGCGCGGGAGTAAATTAGAGCGGCACTCGATCGGATTATCTCGCGAAGAGCAATATCAACAACTATTAGCCCAAACCGATCCCAATTCTGAGTTTGAACGGGTGGTATTAACAGCGATGTTCGATCGAGGGTTGAAATTACCCGATACTGCTCAAATGTATATTCCTGAAGCCAACTGCAAACCAGATTTTGTCTATAACAATGGTGTCAAAATTGCGATTTTCTGCGACGGTTCGGTTCATGATTCACCAGAACAAAAACGACAAGATAAGATCGATCGGGATAATTTGCAGTATGTAGTCGGTTACTCGGTGTTATCGATTCGGCAAAGCCGACGCGATGCGATCGGTTATGAAGAGGAGTTAGAGTTGGGATTGCAACATTTGGCAGCTCTATTGGCGTAA
- a CDS encoding tetratricopeptide repeat protein, whose translation MSERASERDNYFIQPDDYITLGNRQSQIGNDFGALAAYDRAVSLAPNYAKAYNYRGSFKFARLGDIQGALADFDSAIGYDPDYAVAYANRGLLRYQQLGDILGALADLNLAILLDPRDASVYTTRGLIKYGELGDVEYALADYDLAISIDPTFAAAYNCRGLLKNVKLMDVEGALADYNMAISLDPTQSEALYNRGTLKHNELGDPSGALADYDRAISLWERSANDLDPHLAAAYFVRSLLKRDFLDDVLGAARDRHRAIEIDPDIGVY comes from the coding sequence ATGTCAGAGCGAGCTTCAGAACGAGACAATTATTTTATTCAGCCTGATGACTATATTACGCTCGGCAATCGACAATCTCAAATCGGGAACGATTTCGGTGCTTTAGCTGCTTACGACCGGGCCGTAAGTCTCGCTCCTAACTATGCTAAGGCTTATAACTATCGCGGTTCGTTTAAGTTTGCGCGATTGGGAGATATCCAGGGTGCGCTCGCCGATTTCGACTCCGCCATTGGCTACGATCCCGATTATGCCGTTGCTTATGCCAATCGCGGCTTGCTTAGGTATCAGCAATTGGGTGACATTCTTGGAGCCTTAGCGGATCTCAATCTGGCGATCCTGCTCGATCCTCGCGATGCCTCGGTCTATACCACTCGTGGGTTGATTAAATACGGTGAGTTGGGGGATGTCGAGTATGCGCTCGCTGATTACGATCTGGCCATTTCGATCGACCCTACCTTCGCTGCGGCTTATAACTGTCGCGGACTGCTAAAAAACGTCAAACTAATGGATGTTGAGGGTGCCCTCGCCGATTACAATATGGCGATTTCACTCGATCCTACTCAATCGGAGGCTCTTTATAATCGCGGTACGCTCAAGCATAATGAACTGGGCGATCCGAGCGGGGCATTGGCTGATTATGACCGAGCGATTTCCCTATGGGAACGCTCCGCGAACGATCTCGATCCCCATCTGGCTGCTGCATATTTCGTAAGGAGTTTGCTCAAACGCGATTTCCTGGATGATGTTTTAGGAGCAGCACGCGATCGCCATCGGGCAATCGAGATCGATCCCGATATTGGAGTTTACTAA
- a CDS encoding tyrosine-type recombinase/integrase has translation MEQPTSTTTSTPTFVLDANPLIAAFTSFLQFDVAAGGASAETIRTYWCEAKQYLLWCEVNQLQPLEVTRDAIKIYRHNLVQQQYKPATISLKLVAVSRMYDAAMEYGLLSHNPVWGVKAPKQRGDPADSITYLTAVEAETFLQAPLAKSTPLKVLRDRFLLGLMTLEGVRSMEAHRANVGDIRRDPTGVGITVTSKRQQRVVPLIPDLVDVLDRYLLARRQAKFSTAAATPLFINVHHPRHHIDPDREDRRLSRRGIRFIVDSYLEALDLKHGEGRTLSAHSLRHTAGTLAIQNGASLRQVQDLLGHANPKTTAIYTHVGDRWVNNPALKLGIRLNPD, from the coding sequence ATGGAGCAACCTACTAGTACTACCACCAGCACGCCCACTTTTGTCCTCGATGCCAATCCCTTAATTGCCGCATTTACCAGCTTCCTCCAATTCGATGTGGCTGCTGGCGGTGCTAGTGCCGAAACCATCCGTACCTATTGGTGCGAAGCAAAACAGTACTTGCTCTGGTGTGAGGTCAATCAGCTCCAGCCCCTAGAGGTGACGCGGGATGCGATTAAAATCTACCGCCACAACTTAGTCCAACAGCAATACAAACCCGCCACCATCTCCCTCAAACTCGTCGCTGTCAGTCGGATGTACGATGCTGCGATGGAATACGGTCTCCTTTCGCATAACCCCGTCTGGGGGGTCAAAGCACCCAAGCAACGCGGCGATCCGGCTGACTCGATTACTTATTTGACTGCGGTTGAGGCGGAGACATTCCTTCAAGCTCCACTGGCGAAATCTACCCCTCTCAAAGTTCTCCGCGACCGTTTCCTATTGGGGTTGATGACCCTCGAAGGAGTTAGATCGATGGAAGCGCATCGGGCGAATGTGGGGGATATTCGCCGCGATCCCACGGGGGTAGGAATTACGGTAACTAGTAAGCGACAACAACGGGTGGTGCCACTGATTCCCGACTTAGTGGATGTACTCGATCGTTATTTACTCGCCAGAAGACAGGCTAAATTTAGTACTGCGGCTGCTACTCCTTTATTTATCAACGTGCATCATCCGCGCCATCACATCGACCCCGACCGTGAGGATCGTCGCTTATCTAGAAGGGGGATTAGATTTATCGTCGATAGTTATCTCGAAGCTTTGGATCTCAAACATGGGGAGGGACGGACTTTATCGGCGCACTCCTTGCGGCATACAGCGGGGACTTTAGCGATTCAGAATGGGGCATCGTTGCGGCAAGTCCAAGATCTATTGGGTCATGCCAATCCAAAGACCACAGCGATTTACACCCATGTCGGGGATCGGTGGGTCAATAATCCGGCTCTGAAGTTAGGGATTCGACTCAATCCAGATTGA
- a CDS encoding tyrosine-type recombinase/integrase, whose amino-acid sequence MEQPTRTTTTATTFVLDANALISAFTSFIQFDVAAGGASGETIRTYWCEAKQYLLWCEVNQLQPLDVTRDAIKIYRHHLVQQQYKPATIALKLVAVSRMYDAAMEYGLLSHNPVWGVKPPKQRGDPADSITYLSAAEAETFLQAPLAKSTTLKILRDRFLLGLMTLEGVRSIEAHRANVGDIRRDPTGVGIMVTSKRQQRVVPLIPDLVDLLDRYLLARRQAKFSTAAAEPLFINVHHPRHQIDPDREDRRLSRRGIRFIVDSYLKALDLKYGEGRTLSAHSLRHTAGTLAIQNGASLRQVQDLLGHADPKTTAIYTHIGDRWVNNPALKLGINLNPERSQVGIATGYV is encoded by the coding sequence ATGGAGCAACCCACCCGCACTACTACTACTGCCACCACTTTTGTCCTCGATGCCAATGCCTTAATTTCAGCATTTACCAGTTTTATCCAATTCGATGTAGCTGCTGGCGGTGCTAGTGGCGAAACCATCCGTACCTATTGGTGCGAAGCGAAACAGTACTTGCTCTGGTGTGAAGTCAATCAACTCCAACCCCTAGATGTGACGCGGGATGCGATTAAAATCTACCGTCACCATTTAGTCCAACAGCAATACAAACCTGCCACCATTGCCCTCAAACTCGTCGCTGTGAGTCGGATGTACGATGCGGCGATGGAATATGGTCTACTCTCCCATAACCCCGTCTGGGGCGTAAAACCGCCCAAGCAACGAGGCGATCCGGCTGACTCGATTACTTATCTCTCCGCAGCGGAGGCGGAGACATTCCTTCAAGCTCCACTGGCTAAATCTACTACCCTGAAAATCCTCCGCGACCGTTTCTTATTGGGACTAATGACCCTTGAAGGGGTCAGGTCGATTGAAGCGCATCGAGCGAATGTGGGTGATATTCGCCGCGATCCGACTGGGGTAGGGATTATGGTAACTAGTAAGCGGCAGCAACGAGTCGTGCCGCTGATTCCCGACTTGGTGGATTTGCTCGATCGTTATTTACTTGCTAGGAGACAGGCTAAATTTAGTACGGCTGCTGCCGAGCCACTTTTTATCAACGTTCATCATCCGCGCCATCAGATCGACCCTGACCGCGAGGATCGTCGCTTATCGAGACGGGGGATTAGATTTATTGTCGATAGTTACCTCAAAGCTCTCGACCTCAAATATGGGGAGGGTCGGACTTTATCGGCGCATTCCTTACGGCATACGGCGGGGACTCTCGCGATTCAGAATGGGGCATCCTTGCGGCAAGTCCAGGATTTATTGGGTCATGCCGATCCGAAGACTACGGCAATTTATACTCATATTGGCGATCGATGGGTTAATAATCCGGCTTTGAAGTTGGGGATTAACTTAAATCCCGAACGATCTCAAGTCGGGATAGCTACAGGATACGTGTAA